The following is a genomic window from Sulfitobacter pontiacus.
GACTTTGTCATCGATGCCGCCCGTGCGGCGGGCGAGGAGAAAGAGGCAGGCGGGCCGGTCATTACCCTTTCGCGGTCATTGATCACACCGTTCCTGCAATTCTCGCCGCGCCGCGATCTGCGCGAAAAGGCGTTTCTCGCCTGGCAGTCCCGTGGGGCCAATGGCGGCGATACCGATAACCGCGCCATCGCTGCCGAGATCCTCGCCCTGCGCGAGGAACGGGCCAAGCTTCTGGGCTATCAAAATTTCGCGGCTTACAAGCTGGAAACAGAGATGGCGAAAACACCCAAAGCGGTGCGTCAGCTGCTGATGGATGTCTGGACCCCGGCAAAACGCCAAGCGCAGGCGGACGCCGAGGTGCTGACCCGTATGATGCATGACGATGGCGTGAACGCCGATCTGGCCCCGTGGGACTGGCGCTACTATGCGCAGAAACGGCGCGTGGCAGAGCATGATCTGGATGAAGCCGCGTTGAAACCGTATTTCCAGCTGGACCGGATGATCGACGCGGCCTTCGACTGCGCCACGCGATTGTTCGCTCTCGAATTCAAGCCCCTCGACGTGCCGCTCTATCACCCCGATTGTCGCGCGTGGGAAGTGACCCGCAACGGCGAACATGTGGCCGTGTTCATCGGTGACTACTTTGCACGCGGATCGAAACGGTCGGGCGCGTGGTGCAGCGCCATGCGGTCTCAGGCGAAATTCCCCGACGTGCAGTCGCCCATCGTGATCAACGTGTGCAACTTTGCCAAAGCCGCGCCTGCGCTGCTGTCCTATGACGATGCACGCACGCTGTTTCATGAATTTGGCCATGCGCTGCACCAGATGCTGTCGGATGTGACCTACGAATCCGTGAGCGGCACATCGGTCGCGCGTGATTTTGTCGAACTGCCCAGCCAGTTGTTCGAACATTGGCTCGAAGTGCCCGACGTGCTCAGCCAATTCGCCACCCATGCCAAAACAAGCGACCCCATGCCGCCCGAGATGCTGGAAAAGGTGCTGGGGGCCGCGAATTTCGACATGGGGTTCGCCACGGTCGAATATGTCGCCTCTGCGCTGGTCGACCTCGAATTCCACGACGGTGCGGCACCCGCCGATCCGATGGAGAAACAGGCGCAGGTGCTGGCCGATCTGGGCATGCCACCCGCAATCACCATGCGCCACGCCACGCCGCAGTTTGCCCATGTCTTTTCCGGCGACGGCTATTCCAGCGGCTACTACAGCTACATGTGGTCCGAGGTGATGGACGCAGACGCCTTCGCCGCCTTTGAAGAGGCCGGTAGCGCCTTTGATCCCGATCGCGCCGCCGCGCTAGAGCAGCACATCCTGTCCACCGGCGGGAGTCAGGACGCGGCGGAACTGTACAAGGCGTTCCGTGGCCGCTTGCCGGGGGTAGAGGCTTTGCTGAAGGGGCGCGGCCTGACAGCGGGCTGAGCGCCCGCGGCCGGCCTGCCTTCGGCGAGAGTTTAAGAGGCAAAATGAAGGGGCGCGCGGCTGCAGCTTCATTTTGCCAAATAAACTCAAATTCCGCCCTTGATACGGGGCGGGTCAGTAGCCTTTGGCGCGATCCACCAGATGCAGGAAATCCTCACCCGCTTCGCCGCGGCGGATGTTTTCGACGATGGCCTGTGCAGCGGTTGTCGCGCGGGTCTCGGCGGCGATGTGGGGTGTGACGGTGACCTTGGGATGCGCCCAATAGGGGTGGTCTGCGGGCAGGGGCTCGACACGGAACACATCCAGCGTGGCATGGGCGATCTGGCCGCTGTCGAGCGCTGCCAGCAGCGCGTCGTCATCGACCAGCGCGCCGCGGCCGGGGTTGATGATACAGGCACCAGCGGGCATTTGCGCCAGCGTCTCGGCATTCAGCGTGTTTTCGGTATCAGGCGTGTTGGGCAGCAGCAGCACAGCGATCTCGGCACGGCGCAGCGCATCTGCGCGCCCGGCGTCCCCATGTAGGCAGGTGACGCCCGCGATGTCCTTGGGGCTGCGCGACCAGCCGGTGACGTTGAACCCCAGATAGACCAGCGTTTCCGCCACCGCCGCGCCCAAGGCCCCCAGCCCCAGAATGGTGACCTGTCGTTCCTGTGCCAGCGGCGGGGTGCGCGGGGTCCAATCGGTGTCCGTTTTGCGAATGTCCGCGTCCAACCCCAGATGATAGCGCATCACATGGCCCGTGACCCATTCCACCATCCCCTTGGTCAGCCCCGGGTCCACCATCCGCGCCAGAGGAATTTTCAGCGTCTCGTTATTGGTGATGTTTTCCACCCCCGCCCAGAGGTTCAGCACCGCCTTGGCCCGCGTGTAGGGCGTGAAATCCTGCAAGGGGCTGTTGGGGGCATAGACGATGTAATCCACGTCCTGCGGGGCGATATCCGTTGATAGGTGAGCCGCGATCCCCGCGGCATCAAGCGCTTGGCGCAGCGGCGTTTCATACGTCACCCAGCGTTCGGGGCGCGCGGCGAAAAGGATATTGAGGGGCATGGGCTTCCTATCTGGGGCGGTGGACATGGGCCGATTGTACAAGGCCAAAAGCCAGCAGCAACACCAGCATCGCCGACCCGCCGTAGCTGACCAGCGGCAAGGGAACCCCGACAACGGGCGCCAGCCCCATCACCATCGACATGTTCACCGCGAAGAACAAAAAGAAGTTCAGCGCGATGCCAAGGGTCAGCAGCGACGAGAAACGGTCCTTGTTGATCAGCGCCGCCGCGACGCAGAAGACGATGATCAGCGCATAGAGACCCAGCAGGGAGAACCCGCCGACAAAGCCGAACTCCTCGGCCAGGGTGGTAAAGATGAAGTCGGTGTGTTTCTCGGGCAGGAAGTTCAGGCGCGACTGGGTGCCTTGCATGAACCCGCGCCCCGTCCAGCCGCCGGAGCCGAGCGCGATCTTGGATTGCGTGATGTGATACCCTGCGCCCAACGGGTCGGTGCTGGGATCGATAAACGTGTCAATGCGCCGGAACTGGTAATCCTTGATCAGCTGCCACGGCGTGCCGCGGGACTGGAACACCGCCGTCACCAGTCCGACGGCTCCGGTGATGACCACGGCGAAATAGCCCCAGTGCACACCGGCCAGAAACATCAGCCCGCCACCCGCTGCCATCAGCAGGATCGCAGTGCCCAGGTCGGGCTGTTTCAGTACCAGTGCCGTGGGGATCAGGATCAGCAGCACCGGCAGCAGCACCCAAAGCGGGCGCGAGGTTTTTTTGGGCGGGAGCCAGTCGTAATAGGCCGCCAGCATCATCACCAGCGTGATCTTCATCAGCTCGGAGGGTTGCAGGCGGAACGATCCGAGCTCGATCCAGCGCTGCGCGCCCATACCGACAGCGCCGAAAAGCTCTACCGCGATCAGCAGGATCACGGTCCCGAAATAGGCCACGCCTGCAAGGTTTCGCCAAAGCCAGATCGGCACCATCCCCGCGGCGATCATCAGTGCGATGCCAAGGGCAAAGCGTTTCATCTGCGGTTCGGCCCAGGGGGTAAAGCTGCCACCGGCCACGGAGTAGAGCATCAGGAACCCCACCCCCGAAACAGCGGCCAGCAGGATGGTCAGCGGCCAGTTCAGGTGCAGGATCTTGGCAAAGCCCGTGGGGACATGTTTGACCGTATATTCAAGGTAGCTCATGCTTGGTCTTTCCCGCTGAAGTCCGCTTGGGGCTGGATCGCGCGCAGGGCTTTTTGCTGCTCGGCGATGCGGCCGCGGTCGGCGGTGGGGTAGGCCTCTAGCGGCGGTTCGCCGCCATAGATCGCTTGCAGTATGACATCGCGGGCGATGGGGGCCGCCGCGGTCGATCCGCCGCCGCCGTGTTCCACCAGCACCGATACCGCATAGCGTGGCTTGTCATAGGGGGCGAAGGCGACAAACAGCGCGTGGTCGCGGCGTTCCCAGGGCAGGTCCTCGTTGCGGCTGACCCCGCGCGCGCGTTCGGCCGCGGTGATGTTGCGCACCTGGCTGGTGCCGCTTTTGCCGGCCATGCGCACACCCTCGGCGATGACGCGCGACCGGTAGCCGGTGCCGCGTCGGTCGTTTACCACCGAATACATGCCTTTGCGCACCTGCCGCATGTTGTTCTCGTTCATGCCCAAAGGCTCGCCCGCGCCGCTGGGTTGTTCGACACCGTCGATGGATTTGATCAGCCGCGGGACCACGGCGCGGTTGGTGGCGATCCGCGCGGTCATCACCGCCAGTTGCAGCGGTGAACTGAGGGTGAAGCCTTGCCCGATCGAGGCATTAACCGTGTCGCCGATCACCCATGAATCGCCCTTGGTCGCTTGCTTCCACTCTTTCGTGGGGGCCAGGCCGGCAGCGACCGAGGACAGCGGCAGGTCGTGTTTCCAGCCCAGACCAAAGCGGTTCGCCATGGCCGAGATCTTCTCGATCCCGACTTTCATCGCCAGATCATAGTAATAGACGTCGCAGGATTGCTTGAGCGAGTTCTCCAGGTCGATCCAGCCGTGGCCTGCGCGTTTCCAGCAGTGGAAACGGCGACCGCCGACCTCTAGGTGGCCGGGGCAATAGACGGTTTCTTCGGGGCCGACGATGCCCTCTTCAAGGGCGGCCATGGCCACGACCATCTTGTAGGTCGATCCGGGCGGGTAGGTGCCCTGCACGGTCTTGTTGACCAGCGGGCGGTATTCCGATTGCAGCAGCGGGTTATAATCGGCCGAGGATATCCCCCCGATGAACAGGTTCGGGTCGTAGCTGGGCGAAGAGGCATTGGCGACCAGATCGCCGTTCTCGCAATCCATGATCACGACGGCGGCGCTTTCGCTACCCA
Proteins encoded in this region:
- a CDS encoding M3 family metallopeptidase, producing MTNPLLQDWDTPFQIAPFDKISDDDFAPALDEALQTHRMEIDAIADCEYDPTFSNTIEALEEAGSQLDRVLGVFFTVAGADSNPTREDLQRKFSPLLSAHFSDISSNKALFARVASVWENRDSFDLTPEQARVLMLTHRGFVRAGAALEGADDARMKEIKNRLAVLGTQFTQNLLADERSWFMPLEESDLEGLPDFVIDAARAAGEEKEAGGPVITLSRSLITPFLQFSPRRDLREKAFLAWQSRGANGGDTDNRAIAAEILALREERAKLLGYQNFAAYKLETEMAKTPKAVRQLLMDVWTPAKRQAQADAEVLTRMMHDDGVNADLAPWDWRYYAQKRRVAEHDLDEAALKPYFQLDRMIDAAFDCATRLFALEFKPLDVPLYHPDCRAWEVTRNGEHVAVFIGDYFARGSKRSGAWCSAMRSQAKFPDVQSPIVINVCNFAKAAPALLSYDDARTLFHEFGHALHQMLSDVTYESVSGTSVARDFVELPSQLFEHWLEVPDVLSQFATHAKTSDPMPPEMLEKVLGAANFDMGFATVEYVASALVDLEFHDGAAPADPMEKQAQVLADLGMPPAITMRHATPQFAHVFSGDGYSSGYYSYMWSEVMDADAFAAFEEAGSAFDPDRAAALEQHILSTGGSQDAAELYKAFRGRLPGVEALLKGRGLTAG
- a CDS encoding glyoxylate/hydroxypyruvate reductase A, which produces MPLNILFAARPERWVTYETPLRQALDAAGIAAHLSTDIAPQDVDYIVYAPNSPLQDFTPYTRAKAVLNLWAGVENITNNETLKIPLARMVDPGLTKGMVEWVTGHVMRYHLGLDADIRKTDTDWTPRTPPLAQERQVTILGLGALGAAVAETLVYLGFNVTGWSRSPKDIAGVTCLHGDAGRADALRRAEIAVLLLPNTPDTENTLNAETLAQMPAGACIINPGRGALVDDDALLAALDSGQIAHATLDVFRVEPLPADHPYWAHPKVTVTPHIAAETRATTAAQAIVENIRRGEAGEDFLHLVDRAKGY
- the rodA gene encoding rod shape-determining protein RodA, which gives rise to MSYLEYTVKHVPTGFAKILHLNWPLTILLAAVSGVGFLMLYSVAGGSFTPWAEPQMKRFALGIALMIAAGMVPIWLWRNLAGVAYFGTVILLIAVELFGAVGMGAQRWIELGSFRLQPSELMKITLVMMLAAYYDWLPPKKTSRPLWVLLPVLLILIPTALVLKQPDLGTAILLMAAGGGLMFLAGVHWGYFAVVITGAVGLVTAVFQSRGTPWQLIKDYQFRRIDTFIDPSTDPLGAGYHITQSKIALGSGGWTGRGFMQGTQSRLNFLPEKHTDFIFTTLAEEFGFVGGFSLLGLYALIIVFCVAAALINKDRFSSLLTLGIALNFFLFFAVNMSMVMGLAPVVGVPLPLVSYGGSAMLVLLLAFGLVQSAHVHRPR
- the mrdA gene encoding penicillin-binding protein 2, yielding MRRSRADSEASHSKLSRRAVLLGSAQLLFMGGLAARMNYLQVDQADQFRLLAEENRINIRLIPPARGEIFDRNGVRLAQNVPSYRIVIVREDADDVDAVMDRLGKVIDLDPEMRDRAMAEIKRSAPFLPVTVADDVTWDEVSRVSVNAPALPGVSPEVGLTRVYPRGSDFAHIVGRVGRVSQADLDALENPDAVLRIPRFQIGKINVEARQESLLRGSAGTKQVEVNATGRVMRELARREGQSGADLQLTIDSKLQNFVQARLGSESAAVVIMDCENGDLVANASSPSYDPNLFIGGISSADYNPLLQSEYRPLVNKTVQGTYPPGSTYKMVVAMAALEEGIVGPEETVYCPGHLEVGGRRFHCWKRAGHGWIDLENSLKQSCDVYYYDLAMKVGIEKISAMANRFGLGWKHDLPLSSVAAGLAPTKEWKQATKGDSWVIGDTVNASIGQGFTLSSPLQLAVMTARIATNRAVVPRLIKSIDGVEQPSGAGEPLGMNENNMRQVRKGMYSVVNDRRGTGYRSRVIAEGVRMAGKSGTSQVRNITAAERARGVSRNEDLPWERRDHALFVAFAPYDKPRYAVSVLVEHGGGGSTAAAPIARDVILQAIYGGEPPLEAYPTADRGRIAEQQKALRAIQPQADFSGKDQA